The following proteins are co-located in the Gossypium hirsutum isolate 1008001.06 chromosome A02, Gossypium_hirsutum_v2.1, whole genome shotgun sequence genome:
- the LOC107933237 gene encoding importin subunit alpha-2 gives MSLRPSTRTEVRRNRYKVAVDAEEGRRRREDNMVEIRKSKREESLQKKRREGLQAQQLSASLQSSNVEKKLESLPSMVAGVWSSNGSAQLEATTQFRKLLSIERSPPIDEVIQSGVVPRFVEFLMREDYPQLQFEAAWALTNIASGTSEHTKVVIDHGAVPIFVKLLGSPSDDVREQAVWALGNVAGDSPRCRDLVLSHGALMPLLAQLNEHSKLSMLRNATWTLSNFCRGKPQPPFDQVRPALPALERLIHSNDEEVLTDACWALSYLSDGTNDKIQAVIEAGVCPRLVELLLNPSPSVLIPALRTVGNIVTGDDLQTQCIIDHGALSCLLSLLTHNHKKSIKKEACWTISNITAGNKEQIQAVINAGIIGPLVSLLQNAEFDIKKEAAWAISNATSGGTHEQIKYLVSQGCIKPLCDLLACPDPRIITVCLEGLENILKVGEAEKAAGAGEFNYCAQLIEDAEGLEKIENLQSHDNNEIYEKAVKILETYWLEEDEETLPPGDGTQQSFHFGGNDVKVPSGGFNFS, from the exons ATGTCGTTGAGACCGAGCACCAGAACCGAGGTCCGCCGTAACCGCTACAAGGTGGCGGTTGACGCGGAGGAAGGCCGCCGTAGGAGGGAAGACAACATGGTGGAGATCCGCAAAAGCAAGCGCGAAGAGAGCTTACAGAAGAAGCGTCGCGAAGGCCTCCAGGCTCAACAGTTGTCCGCTTCTCTTCAATCCTCCAACGTCGAAAAAAAA TTAGAGAGTCTTCCTTCGATGGTTGCCGGCGTTTGGTCCAGTAACGGCTCAGCGCAGCTAGAAGCGACTACTCAGTTCCGGAAATTGCTTTCAATTG AGCGAAGCCCCCCGATCGACGAAGTGATACAATCTGGCGTCGTTCCTCGCTTTGTTGAGTTTCTTATGAGGGAAGATTACCCACAACTTCAG TTTGAGGCTGCTTGGGCGCTTACAAATATTGCTTCTGGAACCTCTGAGCATACTAAGGTAGTTATTGATCATGGGGCCGTTCCTATATTTGTAAAGCTTCTTGGTTCCCCAAGTGATGATGTTCGCGAGCAG GCTGTGTGGGCACTGGGGAATGTTGCTGGCGATTCTCCTAGATGTCGTGATCTTGTTCTCAGTCATGGAGCTTTGATGCCACTCTTAGCACAGTTGAATGAACACTCAAAGTTGTCAATGCTGAGAAATGCAACCTGGACATTATCAAATTTTTGCAGGGGCAAGCCCCAGCCTCCATTTGATCAG GTAAGGCCTGCCCTTCCTGCGCTTGAACGTCTCATTCATTCAAATGATGAGGAAGTTCTCACTGATGCCTGTTGGGCTCTATCGTACCTTTCTGATGgtacaaatgacaaaattcaaGCTGTGATTGAGGCAGGAGTTTGTCCACGACTTGTTGAGCTCCTACT TAATCCGTCTCCTTCAGTGCTCATTCCTGCTCTCCGTACGGTTGGCAATATTGTGACGGGAGATGATTTACAGACTCAG TGCATTATTGACCATGGTGCATTATCATGCCTTTTGAGTTTGTTGACGCATAATCATAAAAAGAGCATAAAAAAAGAAGCTTGCTGGACTATCTCAAACATTACAGCTGGAAACAAAGAACAAATTCAG GCTGTGATCAATGCCGGGATAATTGGTCCCCTGGTGAGCTTACTTCAAAATGCtgaatttgatataaaaaaagaAGCAGCATGGGCAATTTCAAATGCTACCTCTGGTGGTACTCATGAGCAAATCAA GTACCTGGTCAGTCAAGGATGCATAAAACCTTTGTGTGATCTCCTTGCATGCCCTGATCCAAGAATTATAACAGTCTGTCTAGAAGGGTTGGAGAACATTTTGAAGGTTGGTGAAGCTGAGAAGGCAGCTGGTGCTGGAGAGTTTAACTATTGTGCCCAGTTAATTGAAGATGCTGAGGGATTAGAAAAGATTGAAAATCTACAGAGTCACGACAATAATGAGATCTATGAGAAGGCAGTCAAGATTCTTGAGACATACTGGTTGGAGGAGGATGAAGAGACACTACCTCCTGGTGATGGGACTCAGCAAAGTTTCCATTTTGGAGGAAATGATGTTAAGGTTCCATCTGGTGGATTCAACTTCAGTTGA